The proteins below come from a single Insulibacter thermoxylanivorax genomic window:
- the miaA gene encoding tRNA (adenosine(37)-N6)-dimethylallyltransferase MiaA — translation MDTAGQVNTTQQDKPRHNLLVLVGPTAVGKTALSLKLAESFDCEIISGDSMQVYRGMDIGTAKATPEERAKVPHHLIDIRDPDEAYSVSDFQEECTRAIEAIASRGKLPFIVGGTGLYIQSVVYGYRFSEAGQDETFRQELKAYAETHGAKALHDRLRKIDPASADRLHENDIRRVIRALEVYHLTGRTLTEYLAKQPKESPYHTCIIGLTMERSQLYRNIEQRVDLMIEQGLIEEVQRLLDSGYGPGLISMQGLGYKEIIGYLLGEYNREHAIELLKRNTRRFAKRQLSWFRHMRGIIWIDVTDRAKFDSNLARINDIIRNKFYSDA, via the coding sequence ATGGATACAGCAGGACAGGTGAATACAACACAACAGGACAAACCGCGGCACAATTTGCTGGTGCTTGTTGGACCGACGGCCGTCGGCAAGACCGCTCTCAGTCTGAAACTGGCCGAAAGCTTCGATTGTGAGATCATCTCCGGCGACTCGATGCAGGTGTACCGGGGCATGGACATCGGCACGGCGAAGGCGACCCCGGAAGAGCGGGCGAAGGTGCCCCATCATCTGATCGATATTCGCGATCCGGATGAAGCCTATTCTGTATCGGACTTTCAGGAGGAATGCACGCGGGCGATTGAAGCGATCGCCTCCCGCGGCAAACTGCCCTTCATCGTAGGCGGGACGGGACTTTATATCCAGTCCGTGGTTTACGGCTATCGCTTCAGCGAGGCTGGACAGGATGAAACCTTCCGCCAGGAACTAAAGGCTTATGCCGAGACCCATGGTGCCAAGGCGCTGCATGACCGCTTGCGGAAGATCGATCCTGCATCTGCTGACCGCCTGCATGAGAATGATATCCGCCGTGTGATCCGCGCTCTCGAAGTCTATCATCTGACGGGGCGCACGCTGACCGAATACCTGGCCAAGCAGCCCAAGGAATCGCCGTATCATACCTGCATCATCGGTCTGACGATGGAGCGCAGCCAGCTGTATCGCAATATCGAACAGCGCGTGGATCTAATGATCGAACAGGGATTGATCGAAGAAGTGCAGCGTTTATTGGACAGCGGATATGGTCCGGGATTGATTTCTATGCAAGGTTTGGGGTATAAAGAGATCATAGGATATCTGCTCGGCGAATATAATAGGGAACATGCGATCGAACTGCTTAAACGCAACACGCGTCGCTTCGCCAAACGCCAGTTGTCCTGGTTTCGGCATATGCGCGGCATCATCTGGATCGACGTCACGGACCGGGCAAAATTCGATTCCAATCTTGCCAGAATTAATGATATAATTAGGAATAAATTTTACTCTGATGCATGA
- a CDS encoding methionine gamma-lyase family protein, whose translation MRELFERYKDLIERAENLAKPYFEGVERTAEYNQAKVIEAFQAQRVSDFHLNSSTGYGYNDLGREVLDQIYADVFGAEAALVRPHFASGTHAIGTALFGVLRPGDHLLYITGTPYDTLHKVIGQEGDGTGSMRDLGISYSEVALREDGSVDWDAVRQAVTPQTKVIGIQRSRGYSWRRSFSIADIAEMVNQIRAIRQDLIIFVDNCYGEFAEIYEPTEVGVDLMAGSLIKNPGGGLAHTGGYIVGKKRYVDLAAYRLTVPGLGGEVGAMLGATALMYQGLFMAPHTVGQALKGSILTSAVFQELSYVTSPTVDEPRTDIIQAIRFHDAEELIAFVQGIQRASAIDSHVVPVPSDMPGYEHQVIMAAGTFIQGGSLELSADAPIREPYIAYVQGGLTYAHAKLGVLTALDHLVQSGRIDPAKI comes from the coding sequence ATGCGCGAATTGTTCGAACGATACAAAGATCTAATCGAAAGAGCAGAGAATTTAGCCAAGCCTTATTTTGAAGGGGTGGAACGCACTGCGGAGTACAATCAAGCGAAGGTGATCGAAGCTTTCCAAGCACAGCGGGTCAGCGACTTCCATCTGAATTCCTCCACAGGTTATGGATACAATGATCTAGGCAGAGAGGTGCTGGATCAGATCTATGCGGATGTATTCGGTGCAGAAGCTGCGCTGGTAAGGCCGCACTTCGCATCGGGCACCCATGCGATCGGCACAGCGCTCTTCGGGGTGCTGCGGCCGGGAGATCACCTTCTGTACATCACAGGCACGCCTTATGACACGCTTCACAAAGTGATCGGCCAAGAGGGGGACGGAACCGGCTCCATGCGGGATCTTGGGATCTCCTACAGCGAAGTGGCGCTGCGCGAGGATGGTTCCGTTGATTGGGACGCTGTGCGGCAGGCAGTCACCCCGCAGACGAAGGTGATCGGCATACAGCGTTCCCGCGGATATTCTTGGCGGCGTTCTTTCAGCATCGCCGATATTGCGGAGATGGTGAATCAGATCCGCGCGATTCGCCAGGATCTCATCATCTTCGTTGATAACTGTTACGGCGAATTTGCGGAGATCTATGAACCGACGGAAGTCGGCGTTGACCTGATGGCAGGCTCCCTGATCAAAAACCCCGGCGGCGGCCTGGCGCATACCGGCGGCTATATCGTCGGCAAGAAACGCTATGTGGATCTTGCGGCTTATCGTCTGACGGTGCCGGGTCTCGGCGGTGAAGTAGGTGCGATGCTTGGGGCCACGGCGCTGATGTATCAAGGGCTGTTCATGGCTCCTCATACCGTTGGACAAGCTCTGAAGGGAAGCATCCTGACTTCAGCGGTCTTCCAAGAACTAAGCTATGTGACCTCGCCGACGGTGGATGAACCGCGGACGGACATCATTCAGGCGATTCGCTTCCATGATGCGGAGGAATTGATCGCTTTTGTTCAAGGGATCCAGCGGGCTTCGGCCATCGATTCCCACGTCGTGCCGGTTCCGTCGGATATGCCTGGATATGAACATCAAGTCATTATGGCTGCGGGCACTTTTATCCAAGGGGGAAGTTTGGAGCTTTCGGCGGATGCGCCGATTCGTGAACCTTATATTGCATATGTACAGGGTGGACTAACCTATGCCCATGCGAAGCTGGGAGTACTAACAGCGCTTGATCATCTGGTCCAGAGCGGGCGAATCGATCCGGCCAAGATCTGA
- a CDS encoding AAA family ATPase: MSDHVVASVRTSPPPSRQINVILRRVDEAEAGARTKAKRWSETAGAPEPFAEIARELDEMVGMEQVKETIFEIYALLQIAQYRAEAGLACSPQVYHMIFRGNPGTGKTTVARLIAKLFRTMGVLSKGHFIEAERADLVGEYIGHTAIKTRELIKRSLGGVLFIDEAYSLTRGGEKDFGKEAIDTLVKAQEDYKDQFVLILAGYPDEMDEFMAMNPGLPSRFPIQIDFPDYTLDQLLMIAEKMLKEREYVFLPQTFMRFKHYLQEERAKFLRGFSNARFVRNTIERCIRQQAVRLLKQHPSGSITKQELMQICPEDLKIDPSGRHQIYL, from the coding sequence TTGAGCGATCATGTAGTGGCTTCTGTAAGAACATCTCCACCGCCGTCCCGTCAGATCAATGTCATCCTGCGGCGAGTCGATGAAGCGGAAGCAGGGGCGAGGACGAAGGCGAAGCGCTGGTCGGAGACAGCGGGTGCACCGGAGCCCTTCGCAGAGATTGCGCGCGAGTTGGATGAGATGGTCGGCATGGAGCAGGTCAAGGAGACGATCTTCGAGATCTATGCGCTTCTGCAGATTGCTCAATATCGGGCGGAAGCCGGGCTCGCTTGCAGCCCGCAAGTCTACCACATGATATTCCGCGGCAATCCCGGCACGGGGAAGACTACCGTCGCCAGGCTGATCGCGAAGCTCTTTCGCACGATGGGCGTACTGAGCAAGGGACATTTTATCGAGGCGGAGCGGGCGGATCTGGTCGGCGAATATATCGGTCATACGGCGATTAAGACCCGGGAACTTATCAAACGCTCCCTCGGCGGCGTGCTGTTCATCGATGAAGCCTACAGCCTGACGCGGGGCGGAGAGAAGGATTTTGGCAAGGAAGCCATCGATACCTTGGTCAAGGCTCAGGAGGATTATAAGGATCAGTTTGTCTTGATCTTAGCGGGATATCCTGATGAGATGGATGAATTTATGGCGATGAACCCCGGACTTCCTTCGCGGTTTCCGATTCAGATTGATTTTCCTGACTATACACTGGATCAGCTGCTGATGATCGCAGAGAAGATGCTGAAGGAGCGGGAATATGTCTTCCTGCCGCAAACCTTCATGCGGTTCAAACACTATCTGCAAGAGGAAAGGGCGAAGTTCCTGCGCGGCTTCAGCAATGCCCGGTTTGTGCGCAATACGATCGAACGCTGTATCCGCCAACAAGCGGTGAGGCTGCTTAAGCAGCATCCGTCCGGGTCTATAACCAAACAGGAATTGATGCAGATCTGTCCAGAGGATCTTAAGATCGACCCCAGCGGTCGCCATCAGATCTACCTGTAA
- the glnA gene encoding type I glutamate--ammonia ligase encodes MGYTKEDILKQARDNNVKFIRLQFTDLLGTIKNVEIPVNQLEKALDNKMMFDGSSIEGYVRIEESDMYLYPDLNTWVIFPWVTTDRVARLICDVYLPDGQPFPGDPRNILKRNLKIAEEMGFTAMNVGPEPEFFLFKTDERGAPTLELNDHGGYFDLAPTDLGENCRREIVLTLMEMGFEIEASHHEVSPGQHEIDFKYADAVTAADQIQTFKLVVKTIARQHGLHATFMPKPLFGMNGSGMHCHLSLFKGDTNAFYDPDDELGLSETARQYMAGILYHARAFTAVTNPTVNSYKRLVPGYEAPCYVAWSASNRSPMIRIPASRGLSTRIEVRSPDPSANPYLALAVMLRAGLDGIEKKMELPEPVDRNIYIMSEEERIQNGIPSLPKSLREAIDELVRDEVMCDALGEHALTNFLELKEIEYDMYRTHVHQWERDQYMTLY; translated from the coding sequence GTGGGGTATACAAAGGAAGACATCCTCAAACAAGCAAGAGATAATAACGTAAAATTCATCCGGCTGCAGTTTACAGATCTGCTGGGAACGATTAAGAACGTTGAGATCCCGGTTAACCAGCTGGAGAAAGCCTTGGACAACAAGATGATGTTCGACGGTTCCTCCATCGAAGGATATGTAAGGATCGAGGAGTCGGATATGTATCTCTATCCGGATCTCAACACCTGGGTTATCTTCCCCTGGGTGACAACGGACCGCGTCGCGCGTCTGATCTGCGACGTCTATCTGCCGGATGGACAGCCTTTCCCTGGGGATCCGCGCAACATCTTGAAGCGGAACCTGAAGATCGCCGAAGAGATGGGGTTCACCGCGATGAATGTCGGTCCGGAACCGGAGTTTTTCCTGTTTAAGACCGATGAGCGCGGGGCCCCGACTCTGGAGCTGAATGATCACGGCGGATATTTCGATCTTGCGCCTACGGACCTCGGGGAGAACTGCCGGCGTGAGATCGTGTTGACGCTTATGGAGATGGGCTTCGAGATCGAGGCCTCCCATCATGAAGTATCCCCGGGACAGCACGAGATCGACTTCAAATATGCGGACGCCGTAACGGCCGCGGATCAGATCCAGACCTTCAAACTCGTCGTGAAGACCATCGCCAGACAGCACGGCTTGCATGCCACATTCATGCCGAAGCCGCTGTTCGGGATGAACGGCTCCGGGATGCACTGCCATCTCTCGCTGTTCAAGGGCGATACCAATGCTTTCTACGATCCGGATGATGAACTGGGTCTAAGCGAGACCGCGCGTCAATACATGGCGGGCATCTTGTACCATGCGCGGGCCTTCACCGCGGTGACGAACCCGACGGTCAATTCCTACAAACGCCTCGTACCCGGTTATGAAGCGCCCTGCTATGTGGCTTGGTCGGCAAGCAACCGCAGCCCGATGATCCGCATCCCTGCCTCCCGCGGCTTAAGCACGCGCATCGAGGTGCGCAGTCCCGATCCATCGGCCAATCCTTATCTAGCTCTCGCGGTTATGCTGCGCGCCGGTTTGGATGGTATCGAGAAGAAGATGGAACTGCCGGAGCCGGTGGATCGCAATATCTATATCATGTCCGAGGAAGAGCGCATCCAGAACGGCATCCCCAGCCTGCCGAAGTCGCTGCGGGAAGCGATCGATGAACTCGTGCGCGATGAAGTGATGTGTGACGCCCTCGGCGAACATGCCTTGACGAATTTCCTCGAACTCAAAGAGATCGAATACGATATGTACCGTACCCATGTTCATCAATGGGAACGCGACCAATACATGACTTTATATTAA
- the hfq gene encoding RNA chaperone Hfq, whose protein sequence is MNKPINIQDHFLNQLRKDNVPVTVYLTNGFQIRGVVRAFDNFTVILDSEGRQQMIYKHAISTFTPQRNINLMPEPAES, encoded by the coding sequence ATGAACAAACCCATTAATATTCAAGACCATTTCCTGAATCAACTGCGTAAGGACAATGTACCGGTCACCGTCTATCTGACCAACGGCTTCCAGATCCGCGGAGTCGTGCGCGCCTTTGACAATTTCACGGTTATCCTTGACAGTGAAGGGCGGCAGCAGATGATCTACAAGCATGCGATTTCGACCTTTACGCCGCAGCGCAATATCAATCTGATGCCTGAACCTGCAGAATCCTAA
- a CDS encoding alpha/beta hydrolase: MSFETEEVQHTIPANRSALLLHGFTGAPSDVEPITHMLEAHGWNCRAPYLPGHEDGFARIGEVNWMDWLKEAEEEAETCAKRYGSFSVVGFSMGGLLAAYIANRYPVDRVVLLNAAVIYISPGRYISFFLEKFRRRDLSHFRRIAKIPQSAVMQFVRLASRLRREFRSVRQPTLICQSGRDQIVHPRSADYLRRVIPGRTEVIMFPRSKHVICWDVEQEEVVTSVERFLVHS, from the coding sequence ATGAGTTTCGAAACCGAGGAGGTTCAACATACGATTCCTGCAAACCGAAGTGCATTGCTCCTGCACGGGTTTACCGGCGCCCCTTCCGATGTAGAGCCGATTACGCATATGCTTGAAGCCCATGGCTGGAACTGCCGGGCACCTTATCTGCCGGGACACGAGGATGGGTTCGCGAGGATCGGCGAAGTGAACTGGATGGATTGGCTGAAAGAAGCGGAGGAAGAGGCAGAGACCTGTGCTAAACGATACGGCTCTTTCTCCGTTGTCGGGTTCTCCATGGGCGGCCTGCTCGCTGCCTATATCGCGAATCGCTATCCGGTGGATCGGGTCGTTCTTCTGAATGCCGCAGTCATCTATATCAGTCCGGGCAGGTATATCTCTTTCTTCCTGGAGAAGTTTCGCCGCCGGGATCTCTCCCATTTTCGCAGGATCGCGAAGATCCCTCAGTCGGCGGTGATGCAGTTCGTCAGGCTGGCCTCTAGGCTGCGCCGCGAGTTCCGCTCCGTCAGACAGCCGACCTTGATCTGTCAATCGGGCCGCGATCAGATCGTGCATCCGCGAAGTGCTGATTACCTGCGCAGGGTGATCCCCGGCCGGACGGAAGTCATCATGTTTCCGCGTTCGAAACATGTGATCTGTTGGGATGTGGAACAGGAAGAGGTCGTCACCTCCGTTGAGCGTTTCCTGGTTCACTCATAG
- the hflX gene encoding GTPase HflX, whose product MRRSPIETQSTVQERAILVTVEMKAKEQPEEAVQHSLEELRSLAETAGVETVETVVQYRDSIDAAWYIGKGKVEEIRMLKEMHEANVIIFNQELSGAQVRNLESAIDAKIIDRTQLILDIFAQRAKTREGKLQVELAQLQYLLPRLAGHYKNLSRLGGGIGTRGPGETQLETDRRHIQRRIRDLKEQIEEVKRHRQLHRTKRRRSGVTQLALVGYTNAGKSTLLNRLTKADVLAEDNLFATLDPTSRRLTLPNGLDLVLTDTVGFIQNLPHDLVAAFRATLEEVNEADIILHVVDSSSPMRDQQMAVVEEVLAELGAQGKDRIVIFNKIDLLTPEEQDTLIAKDPWMRISAYSDEDLERVVQYLQDRLEEEEHLYRIPIIRGDLIAKIYRIGGVVRQEEEEAEAESILLRVSARSSILAQVARELEDYRVE is encoded by the coding sequence ATGAGAAGATCTCCCATCGAAACCCAATCAACCGTACAAGAAAGAGCGATTCTTGTCACTGTCGAGATGAAGGCGAAAGAGCAGCCTGAAGAAGCCGTACAACATTCCCTCGAAGAACTGCGGAGCTTAGCGGAGACGGCGGGCGTAGAAACGGTAGAAACGGTCGTCCAATATCGGGACAGCATCGACGCCGCTTGGTATATCGGCAAAGGCAAGGTTGAAGAGATCCGCATGCTGAAGGAGATGCATGAGGCCAACGTCATCATCTTCAACCAGGAATTATCCGGCGCTCAGGTGCGCAACTTGGAGTCGGCGATCGATGCGAAGATCATCGACCGCACGCAGCTCATCCTCGATATCTTCGCTCAACGGGCGAAGACAAGAGAGGGAAAGCTGCAAGTGGAACTGGCGCAGCTGCAGTACCTGCTGCCGAGACTCGCGGGGCATTACAAGAATCTCTCCCGCCTCGGCGGGGGCATCGGTACCCGCGGTCCCGGGGAGACGCAGCTTGAGACGGACCGCCGACATATCCAGCGGCGGATCCGCGACCTCAAAGAGCAGATCGAAGAGGTGAAGCGCCACCGACAGCTGCACCGCACAAAGCGACGTCGTTCCGGAGTCACACAGCTCGCGCTTGTCGGCTACACCAATGCGGGCAAATCGACGCTGCTCAACCGCTTGACGAAGGCGGATGTGTTAGCGGAGGATAATCTGTTCGCAACCCTCGACCCAACGTCGCGGCGATTGACGCTGCCGAATGGATTGGACCTGGTGCTGACCGATACCGTCGGCTTCATCCAGAACCTGCCTCACGACCTGGTTGCCGCCTTCCGCGCTACGCTGGAGGAGGTCAATGAAGCGGACATCATCCTGCATGTCGTTGACAGTTCATCGCCGATGCGGGATCAGCAGATGGCCGTTGTCGAAGAGGTGCTTGCGGAACTCGGAGCACAAGGCAAGGACAGGATCGTCATATTCAATAAGATCGACCTGCTCACGCCGGAAGAGCAGGATACGCTGATCGCGAAGGATCCCTGGATGAGGATCTCTGCCTACAGCGATGAGGATCTTGAACGCGTTGTCCAATATCTGCAAGACAGGTTAGAGGAAGAGGAGCACCTGTACCGCATTCCGATCATCCGCGGTGATCTCATCGCAAAGATCTATCGCATAGGCGGGGTCGTTCGTCAGGAAGAAGAGGAGGCGGAGGCGGAATCGATCCTGCTCCGGGTAAGCGCGAGGTCCTCGATTCTCGCGCAAGTTGCCCGCGAGCTCGAGGATTATCGTGTGGAATAG
- a CDS encoding class I SAM-dependent methyltransferase translates to MIVTTSFRPSPRLVEEAERWAEQLGLRLVKRGNRTISALQRRYKVRDVLVVTEEGLRCYREANPPLFFHPGSAFFRIKRMLATGEQEPLLTIPGVQPGDTIVDCTAGLCSDALTFSYAVGERGRVIAIEADPTVSLIVREGLRTYETELPEVNEAMRRIEVMQGDHRKILSGMPDRSADIVYFDPMFRSPIEESSGIAPLRSFACEQPITAEAVAEARRVARRAVVMKELRGSSQFAKLGFVEDDRRNSKIAYGVIRI, encoded by the coding sequence ATGATCGTGACAACTTCCTTCCGTCCTTCACCCAGGCTGGTTGAAGAAGCAGAGCGCTGGGCGGAGCAGCTTGGGCTCAGGCTGGTGAAGCGGGGCAATCGGACGATCTCCGCTTTACAGCGCCGATATAAAGTGAGAGATGTATTGGTGGTTACCGAGGAAGGGCTGAGGTGTTACCGGGAGGCGAATCCGCCGCTGTTTTTTCATCCCGGCTCGGCCTTCTTCCGCATCAAGCGGATGCTGGCCACAGGTGAACAGGAACCGCTGCTTACGATTCCCGGCGTTCAGCCTGGGGACACCATCGTGGACTGTACCGCCGGCCTTTGTTCCGATGCGCTCACCTTCTCCTATGCGGTCGGCGAGCGCGGCCGGGTGATCGCGATCGAAGCGGATCCCACCGTCAGCCTCATCGTCCGCGAAGGGCTTCGCACTTACGAGACGGAACTGCCCGAAGTCAACGAAGCGATGCGCCGCATCGAGGTGATGCAGGGCGATCATCGCAAGATTCTGAGTGGGATGCCGGATCGCAGTGCAGATATCGTGTATTTCGATCCGATGTTCCGCTCGCCGATCGAAGAATCCAGCGGCATCGCGCCGCTTAGAAGCTTTGCGTGCGAGCAGCCGATTACCGCGGAAGCCGTGGCGGAAGCAAGACGCGTGGCGCGGCGCGCCGTGGTGATGAAAGAACTGCGGGGGAGCAGCCAGTTTGCGAAACTGGGCTTTGTCGAAGATGATCGACGCAACTCGAAAATCGCGTATGGAGTGATTCGCATCTAA
- a CDS encoding MerR family transcriptional regulator produces MSDELRRNMALFPISTVMKLTDLSARQIRYYEQHGLVRPARTKGNQRLFSFNDVERLLEIKSLIEKGVNIAGIKQMLKPVNSDSEEATVITPQSEEQRRKFADSKQFRRLMKHQMLTGNRYNRTTLLQGELARFFKT; encoded by the coding sequence ATGAGTGATGAACTCCGTCGCAACATGGCCTTGTTTCCGATCAGTACGGTGATGAAACTGACGGACCTGTCTGCGCGGCAGATTCGTTACTATGAACAGCATGGACTGGTTAGACCTGCACGCACCAAAGGCAACCAGCGTCTGTTCTCCTTTAACGATGTAGAGCGATTGCTGGAGATCAAGAGCCTCATCGAGAAGGGCGTCAATATCGCGGGGATTAAACAGATGCTGAAGCCGGTCAATTCGGACTCAGAAGAAGCGACAGTCATCACACCGCAGAGCGAAGAACAACGGCGGAAATTTGCAGATTCCAAGCAGTTCCGCCGGTTGATGAAGCACCAGATGCTAACGGGCAATCGATACAATAGGACAACCTTATTGCAAGGAGAGCTTGCAAGGTTTTTCAAAACATAA